Proteins encoded within one genomic window of Bacteroidota bacterium:
- a CDS encoding T9SS type A sorting domain-containing protein yields MHKIRIDGYAFAGFTVASSGDFTIGPLGESVLCPGDTMYFEVLLPYDTNITWYEDGDTIPGINTTVLTVTEPGNYYVTGAPSLCPNYIEGPGVTLDVIDCPVGIEENYSSQISIYPNPAENSIRILNGNQNQEFFILDAIGKKVMQGKINSDTMILNIEMLPAGSYIFKTNSTSYLIIKK; encoded by the coding sequence TTGCACAAAATCCGAATTGACGGCTATGCCTTTGCAGGATTTACAGTAGCGTCATCAGGAGATTTTACGATAGGACCACTAGGTGAATCTGTTCTTTGTCCGGGAGATACTATGTACTTTGAAGTCCTACTGCCTTATGATACAAATATTACATGGTATGAAGATGGTGATACGATTCCGGGAATCAATACAACTGTTTTAACTGTTACTGAACCCGGCAACTATTACGTAACAGGTGCACCAAGTTTATGTCCAAACTATATTGAAGGCCCGGGTGTGACCCTGGATGTTATCGATTGTCCTGTAGGAATTGAAGAAAACTATTCTTCACAGATCTCAATCTATCCAAACCCAGCTGAAAATAGTATCCGGATCTTAAATGGAAACCAGAATCAGGAGTTTTTTATTCTGGATGCGATTGGCAAAAAGGTTATGCAAGGCAAAATCAATTCTGATACTATGATATTGAATATAGAAATGCTTCCTGCGGGATCATATATTTTCAAAACAAATTCTACATCATATTTGATAATTAAAAAGTAA